The Clostridia bacterium sequence ACCGAAGAATTTAACGCGGCATGCGAATTGGCAGAACAGCTTGGCGTTGACAGGGTAGTAACATTTTCAGGCTGTCCTGGGGACGGTAAGGGAGATGCGCCTAACTGGGTAACTTGCCCTTGGCCCAATGAATTTAGCGATATTTTGAAATATCAATGGGAAGAAGTGCTTATCCCTTATTGGCAAACGCAGTCCAAAATTGCGCAAAATCACAATGTCAAGGTTTGCTTTGAGATGCATCCTGGTTTTTGCGTATATAATGTGGAAACTATGCTGAAGATAAGAGAAGCAGTAGGCGATACTTTGGGCGCTAATTTGGATCCTTCCCATTTGTTTTGGCAGGGCGCAGATATAGTTTCTGTAATTAAGAAATTGAATAAGGCTATATATTTCTTCCACGCTAAAGACACTTATATCGATAAAATCAATACGTCAGTAAACGGCGTTTTGGATACCAAAACATATGCCGACGAAGCTAACCGTTCATGGATATTTAGAACGGTAGGTTATGGACATGATCTAGGCGTTTGGAAAGAAATTATCAGTGCGCTAAAGATTGTCGGATATGACCATGCAATATCTATTGAGCATGAAGACAGCCTGATGGCTCCTATGGAAGGGCTCAAAAAAGCCATAAATTTTCTTAAAGACGTTATGATAAAGGAAAAGAATCAAACGGATATGTGGTGGGTTTGAGTGTAAACTTTTGAGTACAAAAGAAAAAATCTTACTACAACAAAAGATAATTAATAAA is a genomic window containing:
- a CDS encoding sugar phosphate isomerase/epimerase — translated: MKLSVFSPIFSQMSLEEALKFLKQNDVDALELGCGGYPGTKHADAVALIKDKNKIKDLKDLFEKYQIEISALSVHGNGVHPIKEVAKKATEEFNAACELAEQLGVDRVVTFSGCPGDGKGDAPNWVTCPWPNEFSDILKYQWEEVLIPYWQTQSKIAQNHNVKVCFEMHPGFCVYNVETMLKIREAVGDTLGANLDPSHLFWQGADIVSVIKKLNKAIYFFHAKDTYIDKINTSVNGVLDTKTYADEANRSWIFRTVGYGHDLGVWKEIISALKIVGYDHAISIEHEDSLMAPMEGLKKAINFLKDVMIKEKNQTDMWWV